From the Negativicutes bacterium genome, one window contains:
- a CDS encoding NAD-binding protein — protein MKRAFLIGGLRKAQFLAHFLLGKGYSVTAVNLSYQDCLKLTEIDHLLVVNGDGTKPCILQQANVADADLAIALTPKDEDNLVICELCKRVFHVKNTAAIVHDQNQISFFTKTGIDSVICSDGAVTDRIIQQVAINDSATLIPVIDGRINLVKVNVLPDSPITGKRLWEISLPKEVMISCILRAEENFIPRGDARILAGDILLLIASADQEAEIIKILTGAALPSAKGGSV, from the coding sequence ATGAAAAGGGCATTCTTAATTGGCGGATTGCGTAAGGCACAGTTTCTTGCTCATTTTCTCCTCGGAAAAGGTTATTCTGTCACAGCGGTCAATCTCAGTTATCAGGATTGCCTAAAGCTTACCGAAATTGATCATCTGCTCGTTGTGAATGGGGACGGCACAAAACCCTGCATTCTGCAGCAGGCAAATGTTGCTGACGCGGATTTGGCGATTGCTCTCACCCCCAAGGATGAGGATAATCTTGTCATTTGTGAATTGTGCAAGAGAGTATTTCATGTCAAAAATACGGCAGCTATCGTCCATGACCAAAACCAAATCAGCTTTTTTACGAAAACAGGTATCGATTCAGTGATTTGTTCCGATGGCGCAGTGACGGACCGGATCATACAACAAGTGGCAATCAACGATAGTGCGACACTGATACCGGTTATTGACGGCCGGATCAATCTAGTGAAGGTAAATGTTCTGCCTGATTCACCGATTACCGGTAAGAGGTTATGGGAAATCAGTCTGCCAAAAGAAGTGATGATCAGCTGCATTCTTCGAGCGGAAGAAAATTTCATTCCCCGGGGCGATGCGCGGATTTTGGCAGGTGATATTCTGCTACTGATTGCCTCTGCTGATCAGGAAGCAGAGATAATTAAAATTTTGACCGGTGCGGCGTTGCCGTCAGCAAAAGGAGGATCCGTATGA
- a CDS encoding TrkA family potassium uptake protein codes for MKSIVIGGGKVGYYLVKTLKERKYDVTLIEKNQDVCRTIAEDVDISVICGDGTDLDVLKDAGIEQAEVIAAVTGTDEVNLVICKIAKSSFQIAEAITRVNNPKNIPMFKALGADKTVCSTEVIANLIEYEFDKGNFKIVHVLERGTMILAEIKIEKSNSWCDQLVKDLVLPDECVLISILREEKVIYPRGNTRILESDNILIIANKASLAELKK; via the coding sequence ATGAAATCAATTGTAATTGGCGGCGGCAAAGTAGGCTATTATTTGGTTAAGACGTTGAAAGAAAGAAAATACGATGTGACATTGATCGAGAAAAATCAAGATGTTTGCCGTACCATCGCCGAGGATGTCGATATTTCTGTTATCTGCGGAGACGGCACAGATCTTGATGTCTTAAAAGATGCCGGAATTGAGCAAGCAGAAGTGATTGCAGCCGTAACAGGTACGGATGAGGTCAATTTAGTCATCTGTAAAATAGCCAAAAGCAGTTTTCAGATTGCTGAAGCGATCACAAGAGTCAATAATCCCAAAAATATTCCGATGTTTAAAGCGTTGGGAGCGGATAAAACAGTCTGCAGCACAGAAGTCATCGCCAATTTAATTGAATACGAGTTTGATAAAGGCAATTTCAAAATCGTACACGTTTTGGAGCGGGGTACCATGATTCTGGCTGAGATTAAAATCGAGAAAAGCAACAGCTGGTGCGATCAATTGGTCAAGGACTTAGTCTTACCCGACGAGTGTGTTTTGATTTCAATCCTGCGGGAGGAAAAGGTCATCTATCCCAGAGGCAATACACGCATTTTAGAATCGGATAATATCCTGATCATTGCCAATAAAGCAAGCTTAGCGGAACTAAAAAAATGA
- a CDS encoding NAD-binding protein: MNIIIVGCDLLGSILANNLSDVGHNVSVVDRASERLNVLGSGFNGVKIKGIEYDYEILTEAGIHEADILLAVTADENINITVSLIAKEVYRVPRIIARIVNPNRKYIYDNLQIETINPIQLELDILEVKLALQRGASLFDLNAEYEIIDAAVRHTKRIAVREIEEEYHCIVSAIGEGNTILLPEKTEFAEHGQRIICTIRKKDRERLLAAL, translated from the coding sequence ATGAACATTATCATTGTTGGCTGTGATTTGCTGGGCAGTATTTTAGCCAATAATCTGTCCGATGTTGGGCATAATGTTTCTGTGGTTGATCGAGCCAGTGAGCGGCTGAATGTACTGGGCAGCGGGTTCAATGGCGTAAAAATTAAAGGAATCGAATATGATTATGAAATTTTAACAGAAGCTGGCATTCACGAGGCAGACATCCTGTTAGCCGTAACAGCAGATGAAAACATCAATATTACGGTATCTCTGATCGCGAAAGAGGTTTATCGGGTTCCCAGAATCATTGCCCGGATTGTGAATCCAAACAGAAAATACATTTATGATAATCTGCAGATCGAAACCATCAACCCGATCCAATTGGAACTGGATATTCTGGAAGTTAAGCTAGCCTTACAGCGGGGAGCCTCTTTGTTTGATTTAAATGCGGAATATGAAATCATCGATGCGGCCGTCAGGCACACCAAACGGATCGCCGTGCGCGAAATTGAAGAAGAGTACCACTGTATCGTTTCTGCAATCGGGGAGGGAAACACAATTCTTCTGCCAGAAAAAACTGAGTTCGCAGAACACGGGCAAAGGATTATCTGCACGATCAGAAAAAAAGATCGGGAACGTTTGCTGGCAGCACTTTAA